A region of Necator americanus strain Aroian chromosome I, whole genome shotgun sequence DNA encodes the following proteins:
- a CDS encoding hypothetical protein (NECATOR_CHRI.G530.T1), with translation MSGCEKSITTSVHCSDDSNLPPWGKMSNHLSQTQCLAPPQQLPSFGTVPSLSFQPQCFAPTMSTILPPGPTYQSLNNTSPSSDSLFSVSTSLNSLPSECPPRRSDLDLKMETPDADELDDFFDLEKHQKARSASFGGSTQYSSQLAIARNGLFAPSLDTIGSVASGGNVVLTVFRLKSTINRTSA, from the exons ATGTCCGGTTGTGAGAAATCTATTACTACTAGCGTGCATTGTTCGGATGATTCAAATTTACCGCCATGG GGCAAAATGTCGAATCATCTTTCGCAAACGCAATGCCTTGCGCCACCGCAACAATTGCCAAGTTTCGGCACGGTGCCCTCGTTGTCATTTCAACCACAATGCTTCGCCCCTACAATGTCCACGATTCTGCCGCCTGGACCAACATATCAATCGCTGAACAACACATCACCATCGTCGGACTCGTTATTCTCAGTCTCCACGTCGCTGAACTCGCTGCCTTCAGAATGTCCACCTCGTCGCAGCGATCTTGACTTGAAAATGGAGACCCCAGATG CTGACGAGTTAGATGATTTCTTTGACCttgaaaaacatcaaaaagcTCGATCAGCCTCATTTGGTGGCTCTACACAGTACAGTAGCCAGTTGGCTATCGCCAGAAACGGTCTGTTTGCGCCTTCTTTGGACACGATTGGAAGCGTCGCCAGCGG AGGTAATGTTGTTTTAACAGTGTTCCGGTTGAAATCAACGATTAATCGCACATCAGCGTAA